Proteins from a single region of Bombus huntii isolate Logan2020A unplaced genomic scaffold, iyBomHunt1.1 ctg00000245.1, whole genome shotgun sequence:
- the LOC126877787 gene encoding venom protease-like, with the protein MIGFNILFACLALIVLHPSVQAGRTKATSNVPLRPPHCGFSNVTHTRVVGGKPAKLGAWPWIAALGYIDCADPDGEPFWGCGGSLISARHVLTAAHCVEIFGLYVVRIGDLDLGRDDDGAHPVQIEIEYVLEHPNYTNGTHHDDIAILKLKKDVPFSEYIRPICLPIDQPLRNNNFEGFHPFVAGWGAVGYGGNLSDALLEVQVPVISNTECKKGYWPIDKQRITTKVICAGEKGKDACQGDSGGPLIIPQQFTYYQIGILSSGHRCGTARFPAVYTRVTSYFDDFILPVLQNY; encoded by the exons CAACCTCGAATGTGCCCTTGCGTCCACCacactgtggttttagcaacgttaCACATACCAGGGTGGTTGGCGGTAAACCAGCTAagcttg gtgcttggccatggatcgctgcattaggttatATTGATTGCGCTGATCCAGATGGAGAACCGTTTTGGGgctgcggaggttccctgatatcggctaggcatgttttgactgCAGCACATTGCGTAGAAATTTTTGGATTGTACGTGGTTCGTATCGGGGACTTAGATCTAGGACGAGATGATGATGGAGCGCATCCTGTTCAAATAGAAATCGAATATGTACTAGAACATCCTAATTATACTAACGGTACACACCATGATGATATTGCTATTCTTAAACTGAAGAAAGATGTTCCATTTTCGG AATATATACGTCCTATTTGTCTCCCCATAGACCAGCCCTTACGAAATAACAACTTCGAGGGTTTCCATCCTTTcgttgctggatggggagcgGTAGGATATG gtGGAAATTTGAGTGACGCATTACTGGAAGTACAAGTGCCAGTGATTAGCAACACCGAATGCAAGAAAGGTTATTGGCCAATTGACAAGCAGCGTATCACCACAAAAGTAATATGCGCCGGCGAGAAAGGAAAGGATGCTTGTCAA GGTGACAGCGGCGGACCACTGATAATACCACAGCAATTCACCTACTATCAAATAGGTATTTTGTCCAGTGGTCACAGGTGTGGCACTGCTAGATTTCCCgccgtttacactagggtcacgtCGTACTTTGACGACTTCATTCTGCCAgtgttgcaaaattattag